One window from the genome of Hydra vulgaris chromosome 02, alternate assembly HydraT2T_AEP encodes:
- the LOC136076034 gene encoding uncharacterized protein LOC136076034 — MKSVQTLTLKPLSDTRWESRVESLKTLKYEYSKVYDALVEIANSSEYDTFTEFQANNLVKQMSKFAFMVSLIVWYDILFQVNLVSKKMQSPNYDLSTAQTKIDQLLKYFNDFRDKRINDAKLFAMEILEELEVSPQFEAENTVCPQKKKTLFSYESADEPILNPETQYVVEVFNVLVDQVLSSSTSRFNQLKELFELFFLYKIPEINQNTEALKKHSKDLEVALTEDRHSDVISNQLFDEIKAIYSLVPGKSLP; from the coding sequence ATGAAATCAGTGCAAACTTTGACTTTGAAGCCACTGTCTGATACTCGATGGGAGTCTCGAGTGGAAAGtttaaagacattaaaatatgaatattccAAAGTTTATGATGCTCTAGTTGAAATTGCTAACAGTTCAGAGTATGATACATTTACCGAATTTCAGGCAAATAATCTAGTCAAGCAAATGTCCAAATTTGCATTCATGGTGAGCTTGATTGTATGGTATGACATAttatttcaagtaaatttgGTCAGCAAGAAAATGCAGTCTCCAAACTATGATCTATCAACAGCACAAACCAAAATTGACCAACTACTCAAGTATTTTAATGACTTTCGTGATAAACGAATTAATGATGCCAAACTTTTTGCTATGGAAATTTTAGAAGAATTAGAAGTAAGTCCTCAGTTTGAAGCTGAAAACACAGTTTGTccccaaaagaaaaaaactcttttttccTATGAATCTGCAGATGAACCAATTTTAAATCCAGAAACACAGTATGTGGTGGAAGTTTTTAATGTACTGGTAGATCAAGTGCTATCATCTTCAACAAGTCGATTTAATCAACTGAAAGaactttttgagctttttttcttatataaaattccaGAAATCAACCAAAATACTGAAGCACTTAAGAAACATAGCAAGGATTTAGAGGTTGCCTTAACTGAAGATAGACATTCAGATGTGATTTCAAATCAATTATTTGATGAAATCAAAGCAATTTACAGTTTGGTTCCAGGAAAATCGCTCCCTTAG